In Onychostoma macrolepis isolate SWU-2019 chromosome 04, ASM1243209v1, whole genome shotgun sequence, one DNA window encodes the following:
- the LOC131539240 gene encoding 52 kDa repressor of the inhibitor of the protein kinase-like translates to MAKRFRQNTLDVFLKKKPKLKDQEDGYENKEESNSENDRDQETEEEDREQRNLDEDDISDEQGSENTDEGTLHPFDPRNVAFRGSWEGDSENGNFNHFVNWKAQFDVALKQHMQTAPKNAIYLSPAIQNELIECCAEEIRGTLINRIQAAKYFTVLADESMDISGTEQMSLCVRYVNEEEENLEIKEDFLGFCPLPKQDAATITSAILNQLTKWGLQTTFLRGQGYDGASTMSGKVSGVQKRVKELYPRAMYTHCRSHALNLVVVHGCSDLPLVRNTMSIVEKIAVFFSATGARKDALRAESRREGQPKTAGIPLMSDTRWGSRANTLSAFVEQFTAIHSVLETMEAEVTTTSGKASTLRHSIGTFKTIITAVIANKVLGYMLPLTKQLQSTNLDIITAYEEARNVRQVIAKQRNEQGFSPCFQKATALANSVDVVPTKRRITVKQNYRANISTESVEDHYRVNLFYPFIDHITSELDERFSESNEPALLAAYLVPKSLKKLTEEREQRMVKWYHEDLPYPNTVEQEIECWRHKFHSEDGVLPASALETLKTTQMSFFPNIQCMLKIFLTLPVTTCECERSFSAMRRLKTWLRSSMSSERLTGLELMHVHQKVKLDKERVLRRWDASGHRRIQLAFNGKEDVDRLMKAKRAELMQPSDADVLHRLSKSELALHCKRTTRGTREAVDRISQLIECFEGERT, encoded by the exons ATGGCAAAAAGGTTCCGGCAAAATACGTTAgatgtatttcttaaaaaaaagccTAAATTGAAAGATCAGGAAGATGGATATGAGAACAAAGAGGAGAGCAACAGTGAGAATGATAGAGATCAGGAGACAGAGGAGGAGGACAGAGAGCAGAGGAACTTAGATGAGGATGACATCAGTGATGAGCAGGGCAGCGAGAACACTGATGAAGGGACTCTTCATCCCTTTGACCCT CGAAATGTAGCATTCCGAGGGAGCTGGGAGGGGGACAGTGAGAATGGAAACTTCAACCACTTCGTTAACTGGAAAGCACAATTTGATGTGGCCTTAAAGCAACACATGCAGACTGCACCCAAAAATGCAATATACCTTTCACCCGCAATTCAGAATGAGCTTATTGAATGTTGTGCAGAGGAAATCAGAGGGACCCTAATCAATAGAATACAGGCAGCCAAGTACTTCACTGTATTAGCTGATGAGTCCATGGATATAAGTGGGACTGAACAGATGTCCTTATGTGTCCGTTACGTCAATGAGGAGGAAGAAAACCTAGAGATAAAGGAGGATTTTCTCGGGTTCTGTCCCTTGCCCAAACAAGATGCGGCAACAATAACCTCAGCCATTCTCAATCAGCTGACAAAGTGGGGTCTTCAAACAACTTTCCTAAGGGGTCAGGGTTATGATGGGGCCTCTACAATGAGTGGCAAAGTGAGTGGGGTACAAAAGAGAGTCAAGGAACTGTACCCCAGGGCAATGTACACCCATTGTAGGAGCCATGCACTTAATTTGGTTGTGGTGCATGGTTGTTCTGATCTTCCTTTGGTGAGGAACACAATGTCCATCGTAGAAAAGATTGCAGTGTTCTTCTCAGCCACAGGGGCCAGAAAAGATGCCCTGCGGGCAGAGAGTAGAAGAGAAGGGCAACCAAAAACAGCAGGGATCCCACTGATGTCAGACACTAGATGGGGTAGCAGAGCAAACACACTGAGTGCTTTTGTGGAGCAGTTCACTGCTATACATTCTGTTTTGGAGACCATGGAGGCAGAAGTAACTACCACCTCTGGAAAGGCCAGTACTCTTCGGCATAGTATTGGAACATTTAAGACCATCATTACTGCTGTAATAGCCAACAAAGTGCTGGGTTATATGCTACCTCTAACCAAACAGCTGCAGTCTACCAACTTGGACATCATCACAGCATACGAGGAGGCAAGAAATGTACGGCAAGTCATAGCCAAACAAAGAAATGAGCAAGGATTCAGTCCATGTTTTCAAAAAGCCACAGCATTGGCCAACTCAGTTGATGTGGTCCCAACAAAGCGTAGAATAACAGTAAAACAGAATTACAGAGCAAACATATCTACAGAGTCAGTGGAAGACCACTACCGGGTGAATCTTTTCTATCCCTTCATCGATCACATAACTAGTGAGCTGGATGAGAGATTCTCTGAAAGTAATGAGCCTGCATTACTAGCAGCTTACCTGGTACCAAAATCTTTGAAGAAACTCACagaagaaagagagcaaagaatgGTAAAGTGGTACCATGAGGACCTACCTTATCCAAACACAGTAGAGCAGGAAATAGAATGCTGGAGGCACAAGTTTCACTCTGAAGATGGGGTGCTGCCTGCATCAGCATTGGAAACTCTGAAAACAACACAGATGTCCTTCTTCCCCAACATCCAGTGTATGCTGAAAATTTTTCTTACACTTCCAGTGACAACATGTGAATGTGAACGGTCATTCTCTGCAATGCGAAGGCTCAAAACATGGCTCAGATCTTCTATGTCTAGTGAAAGGCTCACAGGACTGGAGTTAATGCATGTTCATCAAAAAGTTAAGCTGGACAAGGAGAGAGTCCTTAGACGGTGGGATGCCTCTGGCCACAGGAGGATACAGCTAGCTTTCAATGGAAAG GAGGATGTGGACAGGCTTATGAAGGCAAAGCGTGCAGAGTTGATGCAACCTTCAGATGCTGATGTTTTGCATCGCCTTAGTAAGAGTGAACTGGCCCTACACTGTAAAAGAACAACACGTGGCACAAGGGAGGCCGTAGATCGTATCTCCCAGCTGATCGAGTGCTTTGAAGGGGAGAGGACGTGA